The nucleotide sequence TGAAAGGATCAATGGCTTGCAGCACAAGGACAGTGTGTCATCTTCCTTGTCAGAAACCTGGGATGAACTTTGTTTTGATACACAAGGAGCATTGTCGTCAAGTGAGAGTAATGCCTGGAATAGGACCAGGGAATCTGAAAGCCTGCAGAATATTGGAGAGGAAGTTGGAGGTAAAGAGTCAGTCAGCATAATGACAGAAAGCGAAAGCAAGGAGGAGATCTTAAAGTCAGAGTATGCCCAGCAGAGGGCAAAGACCCTTGAACCTCAGCTTAGTCTGGTCACTGAGCAAACTGAATCGTACGAAAACTGGAACCCAGATTCTGTGCTGAAGGATCAGTGGAACCCTGTTACTTTTGCTGATCTGCAGTTGACCCCACCAGAGGAGGAAGTAACTGGAAAATGCAAAGCTGGTATCATTGGAACTAAAGAAAAAATACTTACTTTGTCACAAAAGAAAGAAGTCCTAAACACTTTAACGCCAGACACATCTaaggaagaagatgaaggggtccaaggaaaaaaagacagacagatggagctCCTAGACTTCTGGACATACTCTGCTCAAAAGGGGTTTCTCAAATCTGATAGTGGTACCACCACGTCTTACCCTGAATCACTAGATATGTGGAATATGACAATCCGGGATGACAGTCTGTCACCTCTCACAACCCCTGACAACTTGTCTGAAAACTCAGGGTCTTTCTCTGGGGTGAACCTGAATGTTGTGGGTGGCACATCTGTGCAAAGTCCACAAGGATTCTCTGATGGTGGAATGCAGATGTGGAACACCACCATACAGGAAGACAGCTCCTCCACCATCACAAGCCCCGAAGGACCTGAAAATGGAAAGGACCTCAGTCACACAGGATCACTGGATACCAATGATTCTCCAGAGACACGTGCAAGCAAAGAGTCAGAAGATGTAAAAACTATAGAGGAGGAGGGTGGTATGAGTAAAGTAACTAGTCACACGCCGGAAGAAGTGGGGTGGAGAGGTAATGAACACAATGTCAAAATAGTCATAGAGGCTGCAGAAGGTAGAACACAGGGTGAAGAAACAGGGGATGAGGACATACAGACTGTTCAGAGCCAACAGAACTTGGCATCTGAACATTCAGATGAGTTTTCCCCATCCCAAAGCACTAACATGTGGGACTTACCTGTCCCTGGCATGGTCACCTCCACCTCAGAATATGACAATGTAGGAGCTGGTGTGTGGAGCCTGACATCCTCCCCTGAGACCTATGCTAGCCCCATAGTAGACATGATACAGCTAGAGGGGCAATCTAGCCCTTTTATAGCTGTGACCAAACCTTTTCAGATAGATGAGAGGTACGATCAATACCAGGCGGCAGATCCCACAGCAGTCATTTCAGATAAAGAACAGTCTGCCACCCAAGTGTTCCTATTTGAGGGAACGAGTGAGTTGGGTCACATTACCAGGAGTGGGGGAAGTTCAATTGAGAGTAAGTACGACAACAAAAGCAGAGCGGGATCAGAGGAGGCTGACTCAATAGAGCAACCCAGTGATTATTCCCCATTTCTAATGGTGGACAGTTCCTCTGTCATTCAGAAAATTTCTTCCATTTATCATGTAAGTCCAGAAGAAACTGCTGAGACTCAAATCCAGACTGACCAATCACTATCCCCAAGTCATGTGAACTGGGAGAGCTCAGAATCAGCTTCATTACCACACAATCTGCCAATCAAAATGGACCGCAAAGAAGATGGGACTGTCACTGAAAGCCAAGGGGAACCTGACAAAGAGAGCAATGGAAATGTGGAGGTCAAAATAATAGAAACTATATCGCTGAGCTCCAGCTCtgggggagaaagagacacactgaAATATAGCCCTGACAGCCTTCACCCAGGTAGTCGAGACGAACTCAGTCGAGACGAACTCAAGTCCAATTCTGATGGAGATTCATCTTCAGGCCTAGAAATGGAATACATTGTTGTGTCTGGCACAGtaaaagaggcagagacagagtggcGTGATAGGCCTAAACGGGGTGATAGGCAATCAAAAGGAACAAGAAAGTCCATGGAGACATTTAGCACGCTTTTCTATGCTGCCACAGTACTGCAAACCCAGGCCCAAGCTGCACGTAGAGAGCACCGGGAGAACGCAGAACAAAGTAGGGAAAACCAAAGAGATACAGAGCAAAATCAGGCAAATCTGGATAATGCCACTGAGCATCACATGGTGCAAGAAATGAGCCCCAGCCAATCAAAAAATACCTCAGAAGCTTTTCATCAGACAGATTCAAGATCAACAGATTACAGTCAAACACAGGTAGAAGAAGGAAATTATGACGATAAATCAACCATTGTGGCCAGAAGTGTGTCTCCATCATTAAGATATCCATCAGATCACTTCTTAAAAACCAGAGAGGAAGTTTATGTCCATTCACAGATCTCAATGGAAGATTCAGATGAGGGCGGGCAGTCACCCTCTGCACCTCCACTACCTCCTGCTTCTCTAGGCGAATTTCAAGTCTGGGGCAGTCAGTTAGTGAGACAGGACACACCTCAAACCACATCTGATACACAATCCCCTGTACTTACCAACAGTTCAGTCTCCCACACCAGCTCTTTGACTGGCACCCCGTTAAGTGAATCAGGCATTTCTACTGACAGAGGACTTGGATTACCATTTTCTGGAGATTTAATGGAAGAGGAGAATGatgaggaagagcaggaggaggaaactgaTACAGAGCATATTACCCTGGATGGAAAATGGACTTCAGAAGTACAGcgtgagagggaggaaagacaACAGTTAAGATCTTCTGATCTGCTAAGTTTCACTGAGGAGCTGAGTGGAGGTTCATCAATTCAACAAACAGATTTACAATCACACAACAGGTTTCCACAGGATACAGTGGATTACTATGATGGACAACCTTTAAGGACTGTTGATCATGATAACTGGTCAACTGACCAACAGCCTGGGAGCCATGTAACTTCTCAAGATAGCTATTCACTTGTTTTAAGGTAAGCGACACACGTTGAATCTTATTCTTTATCTTAAGCTCCGTggtattttatttctgtcacatttaCAAGTCAGAACAAATACATAGAAACTAATAACACATAAATTAATTAtcttttcataaaaatgaaacaatatgaaGGTTATTAGATCATGTGCTTATCTTAAAAGGTCTGCATACAGTTAATTTTGGTTTGAGATTGAGATCACTGAGATTTCTTCCTTTTCACAGAAAGAGTTAGTGAAATGAACATACCTGTGCACTCTTGtgcctgtctcacacacacacctacatgcaCACATGAAAGACCCCTCTGCTCACTCTCCCTTAGTTCTCTGCCGGGTTTTTGAGTCTCTACAGCTTTCTCAATAAAGTTTGTACGTCAGAGGATTATTAGCATCGCTGAACAGACTGTTGAAATCAAGCTAGAAGGCTCTCTTGAGGAAAttaggtttttgtgtgtgtgtgtttttgtgtgttggaTGGGTGACTGACAGAGAGGGTGTAAGAATTAATATTAGTAGCGTGAGAAGAGTAGATTATGtgtctgtattgtgtgtgtgtgtgtgtgtgtgtgtgtgtgtgtgtgtgtttgtgagtaagaaacaaactgtgcatgtgtatatggGTGTATTTCATATGTTCAGCAGCAAGCTTtcatctgcagctctgtgtgtgtgtttataaatcTGTTTACGCCTCATTAAATATGCATTACCTGCCTCATTACAGCTGGAGCCCCACCACAGCTAATGGAAACAGCTCCCCTAGCTCTCTTAAAaggtgtgggtgtgagtgtgtgcaggcaagcctgtgtgtgagtgtctgcaTAGGTAATAGCCAGTGCATCAGAGAATAAAAGTTTGTCCATGTAGCTTCAACTTTACATTAGCAAAGAGTATGTAATGTAGTTATGTCTGTGTCATTAGCTTTTGTGTAATTGTTTTTGAGTATACTGTAAGTGAAGCAAGCTGTCCACTACTCTTTCTTATTGCAGAGTTATACTATTGAGTTAGAAAGCAGTAGCTTATTTCAATCTGTTTTCTCTGGATTCAAGCATTATTAGAaatgccctgtggagttttcttgttaACAAATGATCtatctgtttacagtttgtattattcaccaaaacactttgttttgatgctaaaaacataacaaacatgttgaatacATTTCCTTTCTcagaaatcattttcatttttacttttgaaacctgcgttgtttacatccatgtttgctGTCCTTTGCTGTGGCATTGCTGTGTTTCTTAGATAGGTAGAATAATGGCAGAAATGTATATCACCTGCATGTTCATTTGCATTCATGTGTTTCCTTGTGCACActcaccaaaaaaaacaaaacaggtgcAGATAGATAAGACTTACTGTACTCCATTTGTATTTATAATGCTTtattaatttctctctctctctctctctctctgcactgatCACCTGCTCTCCTGGAAGAAGACACCAGGATGTGACATCACAGCTGTCAACCCAGCCAACCAGTGAGAATGCTGTGTATCAGTGGACAGGAAGTCAGAATGTAGCTCAGGGTCACACCCAGTATGGCTACAACTACCACCACATTGACCAAAGAACTGAAAACCAGAGCACGCACTCAGCCTGCGTGGATACCAAATCCAACAGCCAGCAAAACACCACAGATGTCTATGCTGAGTTTACAACTGACGCCACAGCTGTACAGTACCGGTCTGAGCAGGCTGAGAGCTATTATGAAGCTGGAGTTAATGCTGAGTACAGCTTGGAGGATCCGGGTTCCAAGTGTCAGTACGTAACTGAAAGGCAGTATGGAGATGAATCCAACTCCATGTGTGCTTCTGACCTTCAGTATTCTCAGTATCAAGCCGATGGCCAGTGTCAGTATGAGACAGACCATGCTCATTACCAGTTTGACGGACAGCCACTCTACCAATCAGATAGCCACCCTGAGAGGGAAGATCATGCACGGTATGTGCCAGAGGGATATGTTCACTTTCTCCTGTCAAGGTGAGTGTTCACTCATACAAACTCAGTTTTGCTTTTAAGTAGGTTCAACAGGTTCAACACTGTGTAGCACTAAGTTTTACCACTAGTATCAGCTAAAGGCCCCTTTGCAAGCTAGCCTTGGCAAGATGATTTTGTTATGTGAAGATTTTATTTCAATGACCTTTCTAAAAACCTGAAACATGATCATAAGGGGTTTCTGTCCATTACAAAagtgtgaaagacagagagataagCAGTGGAACAGCATAGGTTTTCCAAAGGCTAAGAGCTGCACTACTGTCTTTTACCACAAAGAGGCAGCACAGATTAAAACTGTCATCAATCCTTcaacaatttttttctttgtatcaaAACAGCCAGGGATTGACATAAGACTAAATGAAGAAATAGAAAGTTTCTTAATTCATCACTGCAACATATTATAGGATAATATAATGTTAATACTCACATGCCCATATGTACatttaataatgttttcttGCCATAATCATTCAATCAATCTCCTGTCCATATTATCCATTAAAAAATCCTACGTAGCTTCCAGTGGAACAGATATGGGACAAAGTCCACGATCCTCATTCTTTGCAAAAATATTCCATTCCAGTTTGTAGGcatggagtttgaaagacatgGGCATTTGTTGGTCCCAGAAGTTCTAACAAGAGCCTGTACTATGGTCTCAAAGTCAGAATATcagaataatattttattttcacattatgtCTCACCCAAGatattattttttcacaatCAAAGGGCCAAATCAAAAGTTATGTTCTGGAAtcagtattcagtgtgtgtacactgaGCAAATTTGTGTGTTGCAGTCCAATTGTTCCTCGTTAGCAGTTGCATCATGGTACTTGTTTTTCCCCACTTTGTAATTCTGATGACCTACCCCCTCTTTGGGATGCACAGCCCTCCCCTgtcttttactgtgtgtgtgcgtgtatgtgtgtgtttgcgcacATACACACTAGACCTTTCCATAATAAAGTGGTCATGTGACTTGATTGTGGAAAAAGTGGTTCAGTCACTCATGCCGGGAGAAGCCGGACTGAGGGAAAGGTACGTGCCCTGAgatagagatttttttttgtgtgtatgtatgattCTTTATGTCTATAAACATGTGTACTGGTTTCTCTGTACAGCCTCTCTCTATTGTTAGCAGGCCTTATGCTAATCAGAGTCTGTTAGAGGGGCTTTGGTTGGGGGGAGGTAGCAACACTGCTCAGTATTGTTTCCTCAGCCCACACGTGCAGCCTGGGAATGAAGCAGTGAGTCTGCTTTGTCACTTCTGTAATCTTTCAAGTCCAGAGTCAAATGACCAGATTTTAAACTCTTCCTCATTCAATGTCATGGGAAAAGTTAGATTCTCGTTCTCCGTAGATGATTGGCTTGTTTGGCCCAGTACTATGCATAGCTGTGCCTTTGGTGGCAGTAGTGATAGCAATGATAATTTATGTTTTGGCTCATTATTGTCTTTCTGTGCCTCTGAGCAGACACTCCCAACAGAGGGACAGTGCAGCagggatgatgatgaagatggcCTCGAGTGAGGAAGCTGCTGAAGAGATGGATAACAGAGAAGGTAAACAAACAGCAAGATAAAATAAGCTTACATTGTTCCAGTTATTTAAATCTTTGGGTATTTAGTGCTGGTGATTTATGTTGCACCTTATAGGTAAAAGGCTAGAGTTATAGACTTATCAATAATGTTTTAAGATGAATACCAATATGTaatgttttgtggacttttAGGAAACTGTTTTGAAGGTATTCAAGACATATTTTAGCAGTCTAAAGGAAATAATTAGCATGTCATTCCATGAAACTCTCTAATGCCTCAAGTTCTGTCTTATAAAGTTTCTGTCGCTATAAATTCATGTGTGGTGCTCACATGTTAATAGAACTGTCAACTTTTGAATTAACGATTTTCTGTCATCATTATTCTTTCCAGACTTTTCTGGATTAGTCACGGGGCTCCctaacatttttaaagacatGAAATCTGCAGCAAAACATCTCAAAATATAGTAACATGAGGGGAAATTATAGTGGATCTGCAACCTTTCCCCACCAGAACTAAAtaactaagaaaaaaaatctctctctgtctctctctgaccagACCCACCGTCCTCGGCGGATATATCAGGCAGCTCTAATCAAAGGAGAAAGTTGACAGCTCCACCAATGAACGTATCACTGGACCGCAGTGAGGggtctcttctctctgaagATGCTCTGGACACAGAGGACGAGGCCTTGGATACTGGGGATGACCTGGATGTCAACATTGATGAGCTGGACACACCTGATGAGGCTGACTCACTTGAGTTCAACAGGCACGGTGAGACAAACACCTGAAGATACAATATAGATGTATCACACAGGAGATGACAAATAAACACGCTCACGTGatagtatatactgtattgtaCAAATATGCtttataaacaaaaaagaacagatACTGTTCTTCTATAGTATGTAGATGTGGCAGCATCTGTCCTTCAAATTTGATTTTGCTCAGGATTTGTCAGTAGCCCTATATTTTATCCATAAAATAGAAATGACATCAAAATGTTAGTATTCACTTTGTTTGTTGCCAATTTGTCTCGAAAAATGTTCCTGTCACTGACATCACAAACAGAGGACTCGGAAGAGTCTGATCTGGGTGCAGGAGCAACTTCAAGCGATGCCGTGGCAGGACACAGATCAGCTGGAGAGAGCAGGGATAGCAGACTGTGGAGGAGCGTGGTGATTGGAGAGCAGGAGCATCGCATTGATATGAAGTCCATTGAGCCATACAAAAGAGTCATTTCTCATGGAGGTATGCGaacacaaacactaaacaaaTGCTAAAATTCTATGTCCACCAATTCCCCCTGCACTGTTTGTGTCATAGCTTTTGATCATTTAATCTATGCCGATGCCCTCCCTCTTGATTGAAAAATGCTAAATTGTTTTTTGCTTATGAATGTTACTCACTGAACCATGGCTGCCAGGCTCCACATTTTCCCATATAAATTGTGATTCTGCTTGGAAAATTGAATTAGCACAGGAATCTGAATGCCATCAATTGTACATACTGTATCAACAATAGCAGTAACTACACAGTGAAAGGGGCAAAAGTGGTTTACAGAGGTGTGATCAGGACTGTTCTCATCTCAATATGCATTTGAATAACTGAACTTACAGGGAGTCAATTCCAGCTAAATGTTAGAAACTACTACAATAAAAGGTCCAGTGTTTTATTCcactttatgttttatgttctcAGGTTATTACGCTGAGCAGAATgccatcattgtgtttgcaGCATGTTTCCTACCGGACAGCGACTGTGACAATTATAATTATGTGATGGAAAACCTTTTTCTGTGAGTAAAGTTTCACTACATGGCCCATTAACATGCAGAAAAAGTATCTGGGCACCCAAACATCACACCCATATGTAATTGTTGACCATCTCATTCCAAAACCATGGGCATTGATTTGCTACATTAATAGATTTCACTCTTCTAGGAAAGCTTTCCACAAGAGTTGGAACCTTACTACAGTAATCTCTGCTTTCATTTGGCCAGAGCACTAAATGAGGTCTGCCACTGATGTTGACAGCAAGGCCTTGATCACAGTCACCGTTGCTGCTTATGTTGCATTACCGGTTGTTATGAAGCGCCTTGgcgctgaaaaagggaggactcaaagatgcggattcaccagggcgtttattgtccacagaaaacaaggagccaaaagggctggggaagaacacaaagaggccgccaaaagagcggtgggtctggcagggtctgggtccgtgaccccccccccccccttaacGACTGCCTCTCGGCAGTCGCTAATGTCAGCTGGGCAACACGCGTGGTGCGGGCTTGTCCGGATCCAGGATATCAGCGGTGGGAACCCAGCTGCGCTCCTCCGGCCCAtacccctcccagtccaccaggtacTGGAAGCCCCGTCCCCTCCGCCGGACATCAAGGAGGCGGTTGATAGTATATGCCGGCGCTCCGTCGATGATCTGCGGAGGGGGCGGAGCGGGGGCCGGAGGTTGCAGTGGGTCGCCGAGGTGGGGCTTGAGCTGGGACACATGGAAGACGGGGTGGACCTTCATGGAGGGGGGAAGGTCCAGCTTGAGGGCCACCGGATTGACCACCTCCAGGATGCGGAAAGGGCCGATGTACCGGGGAGTTAGTTTCCTGGAGGTGGCCTGCAGGGGAAGGTTCCTGGTGGACAACCACACTGACTGTCCAACCTGGTACTGGCGAGCCAGGGTCCGGTGGCGATCAGCAGTCCGACAGTTCTGTTCGGTGGTCCGGAGGAGCGCCTGGCGAGTCCGACGCCAGGTGCGGCGACAGCGGCGGAGGTGATGGTGAACGGACGGGACcgctatctcctcctcctgggccGGGAACAGTGGGGGCAGGTAACCTAGTGAGGCTTCGAAGGGGGAGAGGCCGGTGGCAGCAGAGGTGTGGGTGTTGTGGGCATATTCAACCCGGGGAAGCTGCTCCGACCAGGAGGAGGGATCCGCTGCACAGACACTCCTGAGCGTGGACTCGAGGTGTTGGTTAGCCCGCTCGGTCTGCCCGTTGGTCTGGGGATGGTAGCCCGAGGAAAGGCTCACTGTGGCTCCCAGTGCCCGGCGGAAGGCCCTCCAGACCCGGGAGGTGAACTGGGGTCCGCGGTCGGAGACAATGTCCAAGGGGATACCATGGAGACGAAACACGTGGGTGACGAGGAGTTGGGCTGTCTCGGAGGCTGAGGGGAGCTTGGGGAGAGGCACAAAATGAACAGATGCGATCGATAATGGTGAGGATGATGGTGTTACCATGGGAGCGGGTCAAACCAGAAATAAAGTCCAAGGCTATGTGAGACCAGGGTCTGGAGGGCACGGGCAGGGGGCGCAGGAGTCCAGCAGGTGGGCGGTGTGAGGCCTTTCCCCGGACACAGACCGAGCAAGCTGCCACGAAACGCTGAGCATCCTCTTCAATAGTGGGCCACCAGAAGAACCGCCGGAGGAGATGCAGGGTCCGGGAGAGTCCGGGGTGGCAGGACCAGCGGGAGGAGTGAGCCCACTGGAGGACGGCGGAACGGGCTCCCTGGGGAACAAAAGCACGGTTAGGGGGACCGTTACCTGGGTCAGGGTCCGTGCGGAGTCCCTCCTGGATTTGGCTCTGGAGTTCCCAGGTAACGGCCCCGAGCACCCGGAAGGGCGACACGATGGTGGCTGGAGAGGGCGTATCTTCGTCGGGAGAGTGCTGGCGGGACAGCGCATCAGGCTTAGCGTTGCGGGTTCCTGGTCTGAAAGTCAATGTGAAGTTAAAACGGgtgaaaaacagctgccagcGTCCCTGGCGGGAGTTGAGCCGCTTGGCGGACTGGATGTAGGAGAGATTTTTGTGGTCTGTCCACACTACGAATGGCTGTTCCGCCCCCTCCAGCCAGTGTCGCCACTCCTCCAGTGCCAGCTTCACCGCCAGGAGCTCTCTGTTCCCCACATCATAGTTCCGCTCCACCGGGGACAGTCGGCGCAGGGATGGAGTTTGCCGTCCTCCTCGGCTCGCTGGGACAGGACGGCCCCCACCCCGGAGTCTGTGGCGTCTACCTCTACTATAAACTGTCTAGAGGGATCAGGTTGGGTCAGGATAGGGGCggtggaaaataaagtttttagtTTAACGAACGCCGCCTCGGCCGGGGGAGTCCACTGAAAGGGCTTAGCAGGAGAGGTGAGCTGGGTGAGCGGGGAGGCGAGCTGGCTATAGTTCCGGATAAACCTCCGGTAAAAGTTAGCGAAGCCCAGGAACTGTTGGAGCTTGCGCCGGGTGGAGGGGCGGGGCCACGCCACCACCGCCTTAACCTTCTCGGGGTCGACCAGGATTTGTCCTGGCCCCACACAGAACCCCAGGAAGCTGACGGTGGTGGAGTGGAAGAGGCACTTCTCAGCTTTTACAAACAGCTGATTCTCCAGGAGTCGCTGGAGGACAGAGCGGACATGGACCTGGTGGGCTTCAAGGGTGGGGGAAAGGTACACGAAGACGAAGTGATTGAGGAAGTCCCGGAGGACGTCATTAATCAGGTGCTGGAACACCGCGGGCGCGTTGGTTAAGCCGAAGGGCATCACGGGGTACTCGAAGTGGCCGAGGGGGGTATTAAACCCCGTTTTCCACTCGTCCCCCTCCCGAATTCGGACCAGATGGTATGCGTTGCGTAGGTCTAGTTTAGTAAAATATCGAGCTCGAAGGCCGAATTCAGGAGGGGGAGCGGATACTTATTACACACGGTGATGCGGTTCAAACCCCGATAGTCTATGCATGGCCGAAGAGAGCCGTCCTTCTTCCCCACGAAGAAGAACCCGGTCCccagaggggaagaagagggcCGGATGAGACCCGCGGCGAGAGACTCTCGGATATACTGCTCCATTGACTCCCTCTCGGGCCGCGACAAGCTGTACAGCTTGCTGGAGGGGAATGACGCGCCCGGGAGGAGGTCAATGGAGCAATCGTACGGCCGGTGAGGGGGAGTGACGTGGCGCGATGCTTGCAGAAGACGGGTGCGAGGTCGTGATACTCGGGGGGACACAGAGCTGAGGTCGGGGGAATCCGGAACCGGAGCGGCCACGCCAGGTGCCGGTGGCAGCGCCGACTGTAAACAGACAGCGTGGCACATGCGCCCACTCCAGCCCAGCACCCGACCCGACCCGACCCGACCCGACCCCCCCGCGGTGATTGCCAGAAACTATAACTTCTAGAGGGGGAGTGCAATGGGTGACGTGGGCGAGGCGGTGACCATCAAGTGCGGTGACGACTAGGGGAACTTCCAGGGGTTCGGGGGGTATGCGATTCTTAGCGCACCAGGCCGCCTCCACAAAATTCCCATCAGCTCCGGAGTCtagaagagcagagacagataagGAAGACTGGGCAAAATTAATAGTGAGGGGCAGGACCAACCGGGATTTATTCTTGCTAAGAGTATTGCTCACCACTAACCGGACCCGGCAGGCAGACATGAAATGACCAGAGGCACCACAGTAAATACACAGACCTTCCCTGACCCgtgactctctctcctccagggtGAGGCGTGCCCTGCTCAGCTGCATGGGCTCACAGGGGTCGGGGGATGATCCACGCTCCCCGCCAGGGGCCGTGGAAGACCGCAGACGCCGAGGAGGGGGGGCCGGTGGAGCCGGCCGGCTGCTGGAGGTGGCGTGCTTCTCCCTCCGCCTCTCCCGAAGGCGGTTGTCCAGGCGCACCGCGAGGGATACGACAGCGTCCAGCGTCAGCGGTTCGTCCCGGGCGGCGAGCTCATCCTTGAGCCGCGAGTCCCCGGATAAAGATGCCCCGAAGGGCGGGTTCGTCCCACCTGGTCTCCGCAGCCAGGATCCGGAACTCCACCGCGTAGTCTGCCACCGACCGGGTCCCCTGAGAGAGGGCGAGGAGGCGCTGGGCAACATTGCCAGCGTGATCGGGCAAG is from Lates calcarifer isolate ASB-BC8 linkage group LG13, TLL_Latcal_v3, whole genome shotgun sequence and encodes:
- the LOC108878091 gene encoding protein prune homolog 2 isoform X1 gives rise to the protein MCPSLKTDLRVCATDVPVTDFKGEWKALHHWSAASTCVRKEADASEDPIHAVLGGPEPDVDTVAATLCLALHLSQKETSGRVCLPVLCGRRCNTVLPRETVRYLRRVKISEGSLLWREDVDLVKLHHTRNLSLTLLRGGLLDSSEHHTLESSILRVVHHDGQQDTGDDGASSVVMTVAREILQEAAEHIRATLGETLGEALRLQSETLWIKHGHRSAQVEELMRSLEQWSDVTAGQPDEAKLQYLEQLLTIELKEFSDGEMTIALSSATTDKENWHDYVDELKLFSHRHGLDGLVVLLSINDTVHHPRQQVAVYSNNTDILNQICCELEESSSWSLSGELEARENLQVYHIPINTSTSSGTPPLLVEEIQGLLKDFVDRRSSVLACHPSSRTSSTEGVAGSVEFSQGSSGINDMDGSDIERAEGGSGDVVAIARVMADGEEDTGGVGVIAGGELVSPDSGMTTIRSSRSSKESSVFLSDDSPVGEVITGGGSAAGPGGLFLRNPSPLGLLSLSPPVPPERRKHRSSRNRSDNFDLFSFDPLHSSDHSLPAGGELASSEVKGDEEERRAGSSNLSDLEELSLLDFSAPNSLDGLESRNSSIDHHGQIHGNDTVVPPTPVNSLVGSRPPSSCGVRFFPEDVAERINGLQHKDSVSSSLSETWDELCFDTQGALSSSESNAWNRTRESESLQNIGEEVGGKESVSIMTESESKEEILKSEYAQQRAKTLEPQLSLVTEQTESYENWNPDSVLKDQWNPVTFADLQLTPPEEEVTGKCKAGIIGTKEKILTLSQKKEVLNTLTPDTSKEEDEGVQGKKDRQMELLDFWTYSAQKGFLKSDSGTTTSYPESLDMWNMTIRDDSLSPLTTPDNLSENSGSFSGVNLNVVGGTSVQSPQGFSDGGMQMWNTTIQEDSSSTITSPEGPENGKDLSHTGSLDTNDSPETRASKESEDVKTIEEEGGMSKVTSHTPEEVGWRGNEHNVKIVIEAAEGRTQGEETGDEDIQTVQSQQNLASEHSDEFSPSQSTNMWDLPVPGMVTSTSEYDNVGAGVWSLTSSPETYASPIVDMIQLEGQSSPFIAVTKPFQIDERYDQYQAADPTAVISDKEQSATQVFLFEGTSELGHITRSGGSSIESKYDNKSRAGSEEADSIEQPSDYSPFLMVDSSSVIQKISSIYHVSPEETAETQIQTDQSLSPSHVNWESSESASLPHNLPIKMDRKEDGTVTESQGEPDKESNGNVEVKIIETISLSSSSGGERDTLKYSPDSLHPGSRDELSRDELKSNSDGDSSSGLEMEYIVVSGTVKEAETEWRDRPKRGDRQSKGTRKSMETFSTLFYAATVLQTQAQAARREHRENAEQSRENQRDTEQNQANLDNATEHHMVQEMSPSQSKNTSEAFHQTDSRSTDYSQTQVEEGNYDDKSTIVARSVSPSLRYPSDHFLKTREEVYVHSQISMEDSDEGGQSPSAPPLPPASLGEFQVWGSQLVRQDTPQTTSDTQSPVLTNSSVSHTSSLTGTPLSESGISTDRGLGLPFSGDLMEEENDEEEQEEETDTEHITLDGKWTSEVQREREERQQLRSSDLLSFTEELSGGSSIQQTDLQSHNRFPQDTVDYYDGQPLRTVDHDNWSTDQQPGSHVTSQDSYSLVLRRHQDVTSQLSTQPTSENAVYQWTGSQNVAQGHTQYGYNYHHIDQRTENQSTHSACVDTKSNSQQNTTDVYAEFTTDATAVQYRSEQAESYYEAGVNAEYSLEDPGSKCQYVTERQYGDESNSMCASDLQYSQYQADGQCQYETDHAHYQFDGQPLYQSDSHPEREDHARYVPEGYVHFLLSRHSQQRDSAAGMMMKMASSEEAAEEMDNREDPPSSADISGSSNQRRKLTAPPMNVSLDRSEGSLLSEDALDTEDEALDTGDDLDVNIDELDTPDEADSLEFNRHEDSEESDLGAGATSSDAVAGHRSAGESRDSRLWRSVVIGEQEHRIDMKSIEPYKRVISHGGYYAEQNAIIVFAACFLPDSDCDNYNYVMENLFLYVISTLELMVAEDYMIVYLNGATPRRRMPGFSWMKKCYQMIDRRLKKNLKMFIIVHPSWFIRTLLGITRPFISSKFSSKIKYVNSLKELGEIIPMEYVHIPPSIVKYDEERGIQRLACMRLDTDLQDTAAKADKKGNSAV